A single window of Bombus affinis isolate iyBomAffi1 chromosome 15, iyBomAffi1.2, whole genome shotgun sequence DNA harbors:
- the LOC126925086 gene encoding neurexin-4 isoform X1: MNTIRCFVFVFAIASNSFTSAYDECNDPLLDRAHLTATTSLPNRGPKNARLNGGSAWTASSSDFDQYLIIDLGQIMNITAVETQGRAVQNEYVMEYVISYGTNGLDYVDYKEEDGNVKMFKGNIDGDTIKLNKFEVPIIAQWIRINPTRWRDRISLRIELYGCGYVSDILSFNGSSLLRYDLLREPIETDRHFIRFRFKTNNADGILMYSRGTQGDYIALQLKDNRMILNIDLGSDIMTSLSVGSLLDDNMWHDVLISRNRKNISFSVDRVLIRGRIKGEFHRLDLNRALYIGGVPNKQDGLVVNQNFTGCIENFYLNATSIIHDLKETGITGENLRYYKVNTLYSCPEPPIIPVTFLTHGSYARLKGYEGVSSLNASLTFRTYEDRGIILYHQFTSPGFVKLFLEDGRLKVDIQTKGSPLVTLDNFDEKFNDGKWHQVILTISKNNLILNVDGTPMRTRRILDMITGPVYMIGGMTGIESNRGFVGCMRMISIDGNYKLPTDWKEEEYCCKNEIVFDACQMMDRCNPNPCKHSGVCRQNSDEFFCDCANTGYTGAVCHTSLNPLSCEAYKNINSVSQRADIKIDVDGSGPLKPFPVVCEFYTDGRVRTILRHNNERITPVDGFQEPGSFEQDIIYDADMDQIEALLNRSTNCRQRISYECRLSKLFNSPVPQGDYFRPNSWWVSRNNQKMDYWGGALPGSRKCECGILGNCADPTKWCNCDADLDTILEDSGDITEKEYLPVKQLRFGDTGTPVDDKMGHYTLGPLICEGDGSNLPWLITKVRSDLFKNVVTFRIVDATINLPTFDIGHSGDIYFEFKTTIENAVIIHSKGPTDYIKISINSGNQIQFQYLAGSGPLTVSVQTSYKLADNRWHSVSVERNRKEARIVIDGALKNEVREPPGPVRALHLTSDLVVGATTDYRDGYVGCIRALLLNGQLQDLRSYARQSLYGISEGCMGKCESNPCLNNGTCHERYDGYSCDCRWTAFKGPICADEIGVNMRPSSMIKYDFMGSWRSTISEKIRVGFTTTNPKGFLLGLFSNISGEYMTIMVSNSGHLRVVFDFGFERQEVIFPNKHFGLGQYHDVRVGRKDSGATLILQVDNYEPKEFPFNIKTSADAQFNNIQYMYIGRNESMTEGFAGCISRVEFDDIYPLKLLFQEDGPGNVRSLGTPLTEDFCGVEPITHPPDIVETRPPPQVDEEKVRAAYNETDTAILGSVLTVIIIALVIMTVLIGRYMSRHKGEYLTQEDKGAEIALDPDSAVVHSATGHQVQKKKEWFI, from the exons ATGAATACTATCAGGTGTTTTGTGTTCGTTTTCGCAATTGCAAGTAATTCATTCACCTCTGCGT ATGATGAATGTAACGATCCACTTTTGGACAGAGCTCACTTAACAGCTACCACATCATTACCTAACAGAGGTCCAAAAAATGCCAGGCTTAATG GCGGAAGCGCATGGACGGCTAGCAGTTCAGACTTTGATCAGTACCTTATAATCGACCTGGGTCAAATAATGAACATCACAGCTGTGGAGACCCAGGGGCGAGCAGTACAAAATGAGTATGTTATGGAATATGTTATCAGTTATGGTACAAATGGCCTGGACTACGTTGATTACAAAGAAGAAGATGGTAATGTTAAG aTGTTTAAAGGCAACATAGATGGTGATACAATAAAacttaataaatttgaagtacCAATTATTGCACAATGGATAAGAATAAATCCAACCCGATGGCGGGATAGAATATCGTTAAGAATAGAATTGTATGGATGTGGTTATG TGTCCGACATTCTTTCCTTCAATGGTTCATCTCTTTTACGGTATGATTTATTGAGGGAACCAATAGAAACTGACAGACATTTTATACGCTTCCGGTTCAAAACGAACAATGCAGATGGTATTTTAATGTACTCTCGCGGGACACAAGGGGATTATATAGCTTTACAATTAAAAGACAACAGAATGATATTAAATATAGATTTGGGGTCTGATATCATGACTAGTTTGTCTGTTGGTAGCCTTTTGGATGACAATATGTGGCATGATGTTCTAATATCGCGTAACAGGAAGAATATCTCATTTTCTGTAGATAGGGTATTAATTAGGGGAAGGATAAAAGGAGAGTTTCATAGACTGGATTTAAATAGAGCA TTATATATAGGTGGTGTACCTAACaaacaagatggattggtagtCAATCAAAATTTTACAGGGTGTatagaaaatttttatctaaATGCGACTAGCATTATTCACGATTTAAAGGAAACAGGAATTACCGGGGAGAATCTAAGATATTACAAAGTGAATACGCTTTATAGCTGTCCAGAACCACCTATAATCCCTGTAACATTTTTAACTCACGGCTCATATGCCAGACTTAAAGGATACGAGGGAGTATCTTCTTTGAATGCTTCCCTCACTTTTAGGACATACGAAGATAGaggaattattttatatcatcAATTTACTTCACCTGGTTTCGTAAAG cTATTTTTGGAAGATGGTAGATTGAAAGTTGATATTCAAACGAAAGGAAGTCCTCTAGTAACTTTAGACAATTTCGATGAAAAGTTCAATGACGGAAAATGGCATCAAGTTATATTAACAATTTCAAAGAATAACCTTATCCTAAATGTCGATGGAACACCTATGAGGACGAGACGTATATTAGATATGATCACAGGACCTGTTTACATGATTGGTGGTATGACAGGAATAGAGAGCAACCGCGGTTTCGTTGGTTGTATGAGAATGATTAGTATCGATGGCAACTATAAGCTACCAACCGACTGGAAGGAAGAGGAATACTGTTGCAAGAACGAAATTGTCTTCGATGCATGTCAAATGATGGATCGTTGCAATCCAAATCCGTGCAAACATTCTGGTGTATGCCGTCAAAATTCTGATGAATTCTTCTGTGATTGTGCCAATACAGGATATACAGGAGCTGTCTGTCACACTTCCTTGAATCCTCTATCATGCGAAGCATATAAAAACATAAACTCAGTCAGTCAACGAGCAGATATCAAAATAGACGTTGATGGAAGCGGTCCTTTGAAACCATTCCCGGTAGTTTGTGAATTCTATACAGACGGACGCGTGAGAACTATCTTGCGACATAACAATGAACGCATTACACCTGTGGATGGATTCCAAGAGCCAGGTAGTTTTGAACAAGATATCATTTACGACGCGGACATGGATCAAATCGAAGCTCTTCTTAATCGATCCACGAATTGTAGACAAAGGATCAGTTATGAATGTAGACTTTCTAAACTGTTCAATTCTCCag TACCACAAGGAGATTATTTCAGACCAAACTCGTGGTGGGTCAGTAGAAATAATCAGAAAATGGACTACTGGGGAGGAGCATTACCAGGTTCACGTAAATGCGAATGCGGTATACTTGGAAATTGCGCGGATCCTACAAAATGGTGCAATTGTGATGCTGATTTGGATACTATCTTAGAAGACAGCGGAGACATCACTGAAAAGGAATATCTTCCAGTTAAACAATTACGATTTGGTGATACTGGTACACCGGTGGACGATAAAATGGGTCATTATACGCTTGGGCCACTTATTTGTGAGGGAGATG GTTCTAATTTACCTTGGTTGATTACCAAGGTAAGATCAG ATCTGTTCAAGAACGTAGTAACATTCCGCATCGTTGATGCTACCATCAACCTACCAACCTTTGATATCGGTCACAGCGGTGATATTTATTTCGAGTTTAAAACGACCATCGAAAACGCTGTTATAATTCATAGCAAGGGACCCACAGATTATATAAAGATTTCTATAAATAGTGGAAATCAGATTCAGTTCCAGTATTTAGCAGGTAGTGGCCCACTTACGGTCAGTGTACAAACCTCGTACAAATTAGCTGATAATCGATGGCATTCCGTGTCGGTTGAAAGAAATCGTAAGGAAGCTAGAATCGTAATCGATGGAGCGTTAAAGAATGAAGTAAGGGAACCTCCAGGGCCAGTACGAGCTCTTCATCTCACATCGGATCTCGTGGTTGGCGCCACGACAGATTATAGAGATGGTTACGTTGGGTGTATCAGAGCTCTCCTTTTGAATGGTCAGTTGCAAGATCTGAGAAGTTATGCTCGTCAAAGTTTATATGGAATTTCTGAAGGTTGTATGGGTAAATGCGAAAGCAATCCGTGCCTTAACAATGGCACGTGCCATGAAAGATACGATGGATATTCTTGTGACTGTCGATGGACTGCATTTAAAGGTCCAATTTGCGCAGATG AAATTGGAGTAAATATGCGTCCAAGTTCAATGATAAAGTACGACTTCATGGGTAGCTGGCGTTCCACTATCTCTGAAAAAATCAGAGTTGGTTTTACAACGACGAATCCGAAAGGATTTTTACTCGGCCTGTTTTCGAACATCTCTGGAGAATATATGACAATTATGGTCTCAAATAGCGGGCATTTGCGTGTCGTTTTCGATTTCGGTTTTGAACGACAAGAAGTTATTTTCCCTAATAAGCACTTCGGTCTGGGACAGTATCATGATGTTAGGGTAGGCAGGAAGGATTCAGGAGCGACACTCATTTTGCAAGTCGATAATTACGAGCCGAAAGAATTCCCCTTTAACATTAAAACCTCAGCCGATGCacaatttaataatatacaGTATATGTATATAGGAAGAAACGAATCCATGACAGAAGGTTTTGCTGGTTGCATATCTAGAGTAGAATTTGACGATATTTACCCTTTGAAGTTACTATTCCAGGAAGATGGGCCTGGAAACGTTCGTTCTTTGGGTACTCCTCTCACGGAAGATTTCTGTGGCGTGGAACCAATCACGCATCCGCCTGATATCGTAGAAACTCGTCCACCACCGCAAGTAGATGAAGAAAAAGTTCGAGCTGCTTACAACGAAACCGACACCGCGATTTTAGGAAGCGTGTTGACAGTCATTATTATAGCATTAGTTATAATGACAGTACTTATAGGAAGATACATGTCAAGACACAAAGGCGAATATTTGACCCAGGAGGATAAGGGTGCTGAAATAGCACTGGATCCAGACTCAGCGGTAGTTCATTCTGCTACTGGTCATCAAgttcaaaaaaagaaagaatggtTTATTTAA
- the LOC126925086 gene encoding neurexin-4 isoform X4, producing the protein MNTIRCFVFVFAIASNSFTSAYDECNDPLLDRAHLTATTSLPNRGPKNARLNGGSAWTASSSDFDQYLIIDLGQIMNITAVETQGRAVQNEYVMEYVISYGTNGLDYVDYKEEDGNVKMFKGNIDGDTIKLNKFEVPIIAQWIRINPTRWRDRISLRIELYGCGYVSDILSFNGSSLLRYDLLREPIETDRHFIRFRFKTNNADGILMYSRGTQGDYIALQLKDNRMILNIDLGSDIMTSLSVGSLLDDNMWHDVLISRNRKNISFSVDRVLIRGRIKGEFHRLDLNRALYIGGVPNKQDGLVVNQNFTGCIENFYLNATSIIHDLKETGITGENLRYYKVNTLYSCPEPPIIPVTFLTHGSYARLKGYEGVSSLNASLTFRTYEDRGIILYHQFTSPGFVKLFLEDGRLKVDIQTKGSPLVTLDNFDEKFNDGKWHQVILTISKNNLILNVDGTPMRTRRILDMITGPVYMIGGMTGIESNRGFVGCMRMISIDGNYKLPTDWKEEEYCCKNEIVFDACQMMDRCNPNPCKHSGVCRQNSDEFFCDCANTGYTGAVCHTSLNPLSCEAYKNINSVSQRADIKIDVDGSGPLKPFPVVCEFYTDGRVRTILRHNNERITPVDGFQEPGSFEQDIIYDADMDQIEALLNRSTNCRQRISYECRLSKLFNSPVPQGDYFRPNSWWVSRNNQKMDYWGGALPGSRKCECGILGNCADPTKWCNCDADLDTILEDSGDITEKEYLPVKQLRFGDTGTPVDDKMGHYTLGPLICEGDDLFKNVVTFRIVDATINLPTFDIGHSGDIYFEFKTTIENAVIIHSKGPTDYIKISINSGNQIQFQYLAGSGPLTVSVQTSYKLADNRWHSVSVERNRKEARIVIDGALKNEVREPPGPVRALHLTSDLVVGATTDYRDGYVGCIRALLLNGQLQDLRSYARQSLYGISEGCMGKCESNPCLNNGTCHERYDGYSCDCRWTAFKGPICADEIGVNMRPSSMIKYDFMGSWRSTISEKIRVGFTTTNPKGFLLGLFSNISGEYMTIMVSNSGHLRVVFDFGFERQEVIFPNKHFGLGQYHDVRVGRKDSGATLILQVDNYEPKEFPFNIKTSADAQFNNIQYMYIGRNESMTEGFAGCISRVEFDDIYPLKLLFQEDGPGNVRSLGTPLTEDFCGVEPITHPPDIVETRPPPQVDEEKVRAAYNETDTAILGSVLTVIIIALVIMTVLIGRYMSRHKGEYLTQEDKGAEIALDPDSAVVHSATGHQVQKKKEWFI; encoded by the exons ATGAATACTATCAGGTGTTTTGTGTTCGTTTTCGCAATTGCAAGTAATTCATTCACCTCTGCGT ATGATGAATGTAACGATCCACTTTTGGACAGAGCTCACTTAACAGCTACCACATCATTACCTAACAGAGGTCCAAAAAATGCCAGGCTTAATG GCGGAAGCGCATGGACGGCTAGCAGTTCAGACTTTGATCAGTACCTTATAATCGACCTGGGTCAAATAATGAACATCACAGCTGTGGAGACCCAGGGGCGAGCAGTACAAAATGAGTATGTTATGGAATATGTTATCAGTTATGGTACAAATGGCCTGGACTACGTTGATTACAAAGAAGAAGATGGTAATGTTAAG aTGTTTAAAGGCAACATAGATGGTGATACAATAAAacttaataaatttgaagtacCAATTATTGCACAATGGATAAGAATAAATCCAACCCGATGGCGGGATAGAATATCGTTAAGAATAGAATTGTATGGATGTGGTTATG TGTCCGACATTCTTTCCTTCAATGGTTCATCTCTTTTACGGTATGATTTATTGAGGGAACCAATAGAAACTGACAGACATTTTATACGCTTCCGGTTCAAAACGAACAATGCAGATGGTATTTTAATGTACTCTCGCGGGACACAAGGGGATTATATAGCTTTACAATTAAAAGACAACAGAATGATATTAAATATAGATTTGGGGTCTGATATCATGACTAGTTTGTCTGTTGGTAGCCTTTTGGATGACAATATGTGGCATGATGTTCTAATATCGCGTAACAGGAAGAATATCTCATTTTCTGTAGATAGGGTATTAATTAGGGGAAGGATAAAAGGAGAGTTTCATAGACTGGATTTAAATAGAGCA TTATATATAGGTGGTGTACCTAACaaacaagatggattggtagtCAATCAAAATTTTACAGGGTGTatagaaaatttttatctaaATGCGACTAGCATTATTCACGATTTAAAGGAAACAGGAATTACCGGGGAGAATCTAAGATATTACAAAGTGAATACGCTTTATAGCTGTCCAGAACCACCTATAATCCCTGTAACATTTTTAACTCACGGCTCATATGCCAGACTTAAAGGATACGAGGGAGTATCTTCTTTGAATGCTTCCCTCACTTTTAGGACATACGAAGATAGaggaattattttatatcatcAATTTACTTCACCTGGTTTCGTAAAG cTATTTTTGGAAGATGGTAGATTGAAAGTTGATATTCAAACGAAAGGAAGTCCTCTAGTAACTTTAGACAATTTCGATGAAAAGTTCAATGACGGAAAATGGCATCAAGTTATATTAACAATTTCAAAGAATAACCTTATCCTAAATGTCGATGGAACACCTATGAGGACGAGACGTATATTAGATATGATCACAGGACCTGTTTACATGATTGGTGGTATGACAGGAATAGAGAGCAACCGCGGTTTCGTTGGTTGTATGAGAATGATTAGTATCGATGGCAACTATAAGCTACCAACCGACTGGAAGGAAGAGGAATACTGTTGCAAGAACGAAATTGTCTTCGATGCATGTCAAATGATGGATCGTTGCAATCCAAATCCGTGCAAACATTCTGGTGTATGCCGTCAAAATTCTGATGAATTCTTCTGTGATTGTGCCAATACAGGATATACAGGAGCTGTCTGTCACACTTCCTTGAATCCTCTATCATGCGAAGCATATAAAAACATAAACTCAGTCAGTCAACGAGCAGATATCAAAATAGACGTTGATGGAAGCGGTCCTTTGAAACCATTCCCGGTAGTTTGTGAATTCTATACAGACGGACGCGTGAGAACTATCTTGCGACATAACAATGAACGCATTACACCTGTGGATGGATTCCAAGAGCCAGGTAGTTTTGAACAAGATATCATTTACGACGCGGACATGGATCAAATCGAAGCTCTTCTTAATCGATCCACGAATTGTAGACAAAGGATCAGTTATGAATGTAGACTTTCTAAACTGTTCAATTCTCCag TACCACAAGGAGATTATTTCAGACCAAACTCGTGGTGGGTCAGTAGAAATAATCAGAAAATGGACTACTGGGGAGGAGCATTACCAGGTTCACGTAAATGCGAATGCGGTATACTTGGAAATTGCGCGGATCCTACAAAATGGTGCAATTGTGATGCTGATTTGGATACTATCTTAGAAGACAGCGGAGACATCACTGAAAAGGAATATCTTCCAGTTAAACAATTACGATTTGGTGATACTGGTACACCGGTGGACGATAAAATGGGTCATTATACGCTTGGGCCACTTATTTGTGAGGGAGATG ATCTGTTCAAGAACGTAGTAACATTCCGCATCGTTGATGCTACCATCAACCTACCAACCTTTGATATCGGTCACAGCGGTGATATTTATTTCGAGTTTAAAACGACCATCGAAAACGCTGTTATAATTCATAGCAAGGGACCCACAGATTATATAAAGATTTCTATAAATAGTGGAAATCAGATTCAGTTCCAGTATTTAGCAGGTAGTGGCCCACTTACGGTCAGTGTACAAACCTCGTACAAATTAGCTGATAATCGATGGCATTCCGTGTCGGTTGAAAGAAATCGTAAGGAAGCTAGAATCGTAATCGATGGAGCGTTAAAGAATGAAGTAAGGGAACCTCCAGGGCCAGTACGAGCTCTTCATCTCACATCGGATCTCGTGGTTGGCGCCACGACAGATTATAGAGATGGTTACGTTGGGTGTATCAGAGCTCTCCTTTTGAATGGTCAGTTGCAAGATCTGAGAAGTTATGCTCGTCAAAGTTTATATGGAATTTCTGAAGGTTGTATGGGTAAATGCGAAAGCAATCCGTGCCTTAACAATGGCACGTGCCATGAAAGATACGATGGATATTCTTGTGACTGTCGATGGACTGCATTTAAAGGTCCAATTTGCGCAGATG AAATTGGAGTAAATATGCGTCCAAGTTCAATGATAAAGTACGACTTCATGGGTAGCTGGCGTTCCACTATCTCTGAAAAAATCAGAGTTGGTTTTACAACGACGAATCCGAAAGGATTTTTACTCGGCCTGTTTTCGAACATCTCTGGAGAATATATGACAATTATGGTCTCAAATAGCGGGCATTTGCGTGTCGTTTTCGATTTCGGTTTTGAACGACAAGAAGTTATTTTCCCTAATAAGCACTTCGGTCTGGGACAGTATCATGATGTTAGGGTAGGCAGGAAGGATTCAGGAGCGACACTCATTTTGCAAGTCGATAATTACGAGCCGAAAGAATTCCCCTTTAACATTAAAACCTCAGCCGATGCacaatttaataatatacaGTATATGTATATAGGAAGAAACGAATCCATGACAGAAGGTTTTGCTGGTTGCATATCTAGAGTAGAATTTGACGATATTTACCCTTTGAAGTTACTATTCCAGGAAGATGGGCCTGGAAACGTTCGTTCTTTGGGTACTCCTCTCACGGAAGATTTCTGTGGCGTGGAACCAATCACGCATCCGCCTGATATCGTAGAAACTCGTCCACCACCGCAAGTAGATGAAGAAAAAGTTCGAGCTGCTTACAACGAAACCGACACCGCGATTTTAGGAAGCGTGTTGACAGTCATTATTATAGCATTAGTTATAATGACAGTACTTATAGGAAGATACATGTCAAGACACAAAGGCGAATATTTGACCCAGGAGGATAAGGGTGCTGAAATAGCACTGGATCCAGACTCAGCGGTAGTTCATTCTGCTACTGGTCATCAAgttcaaaaaaagaaagaatggtTTATTTAA
- the LOC126925086 gene encoding neurexin-4 isoform X5, translated as MPGLMMFKGNIDGDTIKLNKFEVPIIAQWIRINPTRWRDRISLRIELYGCGYVSDILSFNGSSLLRYDLLREPIETDRHFIRFRFKTNNADGILMYSRGTQGDYIALQLKDNRMILNIDLGSDIMTSLSVGSLLDDNMWHDVLISRNRKNISFSVDRVLIRGRIKGEFHRLDLNRALYIGGVPNKQDGLVVNQNFTGCIENFYLNATSIIHDLKETGITGENLRYYKVNTLYSCPEPPIIPVTFLTHGSYARLKGYEGVSSLNASLTFRTYEDRGIILYHQFTSPGFVKLFLEDGRLKVDIQTKGSPLVTLDNFDEKFNDGKWHQVILTISKNNLILNVDGTPMRTRRILDMITGPVYMIGGMTGIESNRGFVGCMRMISIDGNYKLPTDWKEEEYCCKNEIVFDACQMMDRCNPNPCKHSGVCRQNSDEFFCDCANTGYTGAVCHTSLNPLSCEAYKNINSVSQRADIKIDVDGSGPLKPFPVVCEFYTDGRVRTILRHNNERITPVDGFQEPGSFEQDIIYDADMDQIEALLNRSTNCRQRISYECRLSKLFNSPVPQGDYFRPNSWWVSRNNQKMDYWGGALPGSRKCECGILGNCADPTKWCNCDADLDTILEDSGDITEKEYLPVKQLRFGDTGTPVDDKMGHYTLGPLICEGDGSNLPWLITKVRSDLFKNVVTFRIVDATINLPTFDIGHSGDIYFEFKTTIENAVIIHSKGPTDYIKISINSGNQIQFQYLAGSGPLTVSVQTSYKLADNRWHSVSVERNRKEARIVIDGALKNEVREPPGPVRALHLTSDLVVGATTDYRDGYVGCIRALLLNGQLQDLRSYARQSLYGISEGCMGKCESNPCLNNGTCHERYDGYSCDCRWTAFKGPICADEIGVNMRPSSMIKYDFMGSWRSTISEKIRVGFTTTNPKGFLLGLFSNISGEYMTIMVSNSGHLRVVFDFGFERQEVIFPNKHFGLGQYHDVRVGRKDSGATLILQVDNYEPKEFPFNIKTSADAQFNNIQYMYIGRNESMTEGFAGCISRVEFDDIYPLKLLFQEDGPGNVRSLGTPLTEDFCGVEPITHPPDIVETRPPPQVDEEKVRAAYNETDTAILGSVLTVIIIALVIMTVLIGRYMSRHKGEYLTQEDKGAEIALDPDSAVVHSATGHQVQKKKEWFI; from the exons ATGCCAGGCTTAATG aTGTTTAAAGGCAACATAGATGGTGATACAATAAAacttaataaatttgaagtacCAATTATTGCACAATGGATAAGAATAAATCCAACCCGATGGCGGGATAGAATATCGTTAAGAATAGAATTGTATGGATGTGGTTATG TGTCCGACATTCTTTCCTTCAATGGTTCATCTCTTTTACGGTATGATTTATTGAGGGAACCAATAGAAACTGACAGACATTTTATACGCTTCCGGTTCAAAACGAACAATGCAGATGGTATTTTAATGTACTCTCGCGGGACACAAGGGGATTATATAGCTTTACAATTAAAAGACAACAGAATGATATTAAATATAGATTTGGGGTCTGATATCATGACTAGTTTGTCTGTTGGTAGCCTTTTGGATGACAATATGTGGCATGATGTTCTAATATCGCGTAACAGGAAGAATATCTCATTTTCTGTAGATAGGGTATTAATTAGGGGAAGGATAAAAGGAGAGTTTCATAGACTGGATTTAAATAGAGCA TTATATATAGGTGGTGTACCTAACaaacaagatggattggtagtCAATCAAAATTTTACAGGGTGTatagaaaatttttatctaaATGCGACTAGCATTATTCACGATTTAAAGGAAACAGGAATTACCGGGGAGAATCTAAGATATTACAAAGTGAATACGCTTTATAGCTGTCCAGAACCACCTATAATCCCTGTAACATTTTTAACTCACGGCTCATATGCCAGACTTAAAGGATACGAGGGAGTATCTTCTTTGAATGCTTCCCTCACTTTTAGGACATACGAAGATAGaggaattattttatatcatcAATTTACTTCACCTGGTTTCGTAAAG cTATTTTTGGAAGATGGTAGATTGAAAGTTGATATTCAAACGAAAGGAAGTCCTCTAGTAACTTTAGACAATTTCGATGAAAAGTTCAATGACGGAAAATGGCATCAAGTTATATTAACAATTTCAAAGAATAACCTTATCCTAAATGTCGATGGAACACCTATGAGGACGAGACGTATATTAGATATGATCACAGGACCTGTTTACATGATTGGTGGTATGACAGGAATAGAGAGCAACCGCGGTTTCGTTGGTTGTATGAGAATGATTAGTATCGATGGCAACTATAAGCTACCAACCGACTGGAAGGAAGAGGAATACTGTTGCAAGAACGAAATTGTCTTCGATGCATGTCAAATGATGGATCGTTGCAATCCAAATCCGTGCAAACATTCTGGTGTATGCCGTCAAAATTCTGATGAATTCTTCTGTGATTGTGCCAATACAGGATATACAGGAGCTGTCTGTCACACTTCCTTGAATCCTCTATCATGCGAAGCATATAAAAACATAAACTCAGTCAGTCAACGAGCAGATATCAAAATAGACGTTGATGGAAGCGGTCCTTTGAAACCATTCCCGGTAGTTTGTGAATTCTATACAGACGGACGCGTGAGAACTATCTTGCGACATAACAATGAACGCATTACACCTGTGGATGGATTCCAAGAGCCAGGTAGTTTTGAACAAGATATCATTTACGACGCGGACATGGATCAAATCGAAGCTCTTCTTAATCGATCCACGAATTGTAGACAAAGGATCAGTTATGAATGTAGACTTTCTAAACTGTTCAATTCTCCag TACCACAAGGAGATTATTTCAGACCAAACTCGTGGTGGGTCAGTAGAAATAATCAGAAAATGGACTACTGGGGAGGAGCATTACCAGGTTCACGTAAATGCGAATGCGGTATACTTGGAAATTGCGCGGATCCTACAAAATGGTGCAATTGTGATGCTGATTTGGATACTATCTTAGAAGACAGCGGAGACATCACTGAAAAGGAATATCTTCCAGTTAAACAATTACGATTTGGTGATACTGGTACACCGGTGGACGATAAAATGGGTCATTATACGCTTGGGCCACTTATTTGTGAGGGAGATG GTTCTAATTTACCTTGGTTGATTACCAAGGTAAGATCAG ATCTGTTCAAGAACGTAGTAACATTCCGCATCGTTGATGCTACCATCAACCTACCAACCTTTGATATCGGTCACAGCGGTGATATTTATTTCGAGTTTAAAACGACCATCGAAAACGCTGTTATAATTCATAGCAAGGGACCCACAGATTATATAAAGATTTCTATAAATAGTGGAAATCAGATTCAGTTCCAGTATTTAGCAGGTAGTGGCCCACTTACGGTCAGTGTACAAACCTCGTACAAATTAGCTGATAATCGATGGCATTCCGTGTCGGTTGAAAGAAATCGTAAGGAAGCTAGAATCGTAATCGATGGAGCGTTAAAGAATGAAGTAAGGGAACCTCCAGGGCCAGTACGAGCTCTTCATCTCACATCGGATCTCGTGGTTGGCGCCACGACAGATTATAGAGATGGTTACGTTGGGTGTATCAGAGCTCTCCTTTTGAATGGTCAGTTGCAAGATCTGAGAAGTTATGCTCGTCAAAGTTTATATGGAATTTCTGAAGGTTGTATGGGTAAATGCGAAAGCAATCCGTGCCTTAACAATGGCACGTGCCATGAAAGATACGATGGATATTCTTGTGACTGTCGATGGACTGCATTTAAAGGTCCAATTTGCGCAGATG AAATTGGAGTAAATATGCGTCCAAGTTCAATGATAAAGTACGACTTCATGGGTAGCTGGCGTTCCACTATCTCTGAAAAAATCAGAGTTGGTTTTACAACGACGAATCCGAAAGGATTTTTACTCGGCCTGTTTTCGAACATCTCTGGAGAATATATGACAATTATGGTCTCAAATAGCGGGCATTTGCGTGTCGTTTTCGATTTCGGTTTTGAACGACAAGAAGTTATTTTCCCTAATAAGCACTTCGGTCTGGGACAGTATCATGATGTTAGGGTAGGCAGGAAGGATTCAGGAGCGACACTCATTTTGCAAGTCGATAATTACGAGCCGAAAGAATTCCCCTTTAACATTAAAACCTCAGCCGATGCacaatttaataatatacaGTATATGTATATAGGAAGAAACGAATCCATGACAGAAGGTTTTGCTGGTTGCATATCTAGAGTAGAATTTGACGATATTTACCCTTTGAAGTTACTATTCCAGGAAGATGGGCCTGGAAACGTTCGTTCTTTGGGTACTCCTCTCACGGAAGATTTCTGTGGCGTGGAACCAATCACGCATCCGCCTGATATCGTAGAAACTCGTCCACCACCGCAAGTAGATGAAGAAAAAGTTCGAGCTGCTTACAACGAAACCGACACCGCGATTTTAGGAAGCGTGTTGACAGTCATTATTATAGCATTAGTTATAATGACAGTACTTATAGGAAGATACATGTCAAGACACAAAGGCGAATATTTGACCCAGGAGGATAAGGGTGCTGAAATAGCACTGGATCCAGACTCAGCGGTAGTTCATTCTGCTACTGGTCATCAAgttcaaaaaaagaaagaatggtTTATTTAA